A stretch of Polypterus senegalus isolate Bchr_013 chromosome 3, ASM1683550v1, whole genome shotgun sequence DNA encodes these proteins:
- the LOC120526889 gene encoding uncharacterized protein LOC120526889, which produces MMTERCRLAGLRVTRDLVYEIQSTLDPEGIQLRRRRRLRRRHYRVPGPNYLWHMDSYDKLTPFGIAVNGCIDGFSRHIIWMQANVTNSKPEVVAGYFISAVIELGGCPKIIRSDLGTENVHVNRLQRFLREDENGTLSEPAILQGRSTANQRIEWWWGFYRRQNVDYWRDLFLEFQSVGDFNGDVVDKGLIQFCFLDVIQRELDTVVRMWNNHRIRPGGSGRDLFHGRPFLMYQAPELYQAQDYLHPVDYDKLDIIVEEGVCIWKTGIPCDPDLHELCVLLMEEHHLESSYTALEAARLYRELRPLVREILS; this is translated from the exons ATGATGACAGAGAGATGTCGATTAGCTGGATTAAGAGTCACTAGAGATCTTGTATATGAAATACAATCAACTTTGGACCCAGAAGGCATTCAGCTAAGGAGACGCAGGAGACTGCGAAGAAGGCATTACCGTGTCCCGGGACCAAATTACCTTTGGCACATGGACAGCTATGATAAACTCACACCTTTTGGTATCGCAGTAAACGGATGCATCGATGGCTTCTCACGCCATATCATCTGGATGCAAGCGAACGTCACTAACAGTAAACCTGAAGTGGTTGCAGGTTACTTTATTAGTGCTGTCATTGAGTTGGGGGGCTGCCCAAAAATAATCAGATCCGATCTCGGTACTGAAAATGTGCACGTTAACAGACTACAGCGTTTTCTACGTGAGGATGAAAACGGTACACTTTCTGAACCTGCTATTCTTCAAGGAAGAAGTACTGCAAATCAGAGGATTGAATGGTGGTGGGGATTCTATCGGAGGCAAAATGTGGACTACTGGAGAGATTTGTTTCTAGAGTTTCAGTCTGTGGGAGACTTCAATGGTGACGTGGTTGACAAAGGTCTCATTCAGTTCTGCTTTCTTGACGTCATTCAG agGGAGTTAGATACTGTGGTCAGAATGTGGAACAACCATCGGATCAGGCCAGGTGGGAGTGGTCgtgatttatttcacggcagaccTTTTCTCATGTACCAAGCACCAGAACTTTACCAAGCACAGGACTACCTCCATCCAGTTGACTATGACAAACTGGATATAATTGTAGAAGAGGGTGTTTGTATTTGGAAAACTGGTATTCCCTGTGATCCAGATCTTCATGAACTCTGTGTTTTGCTAATGGAGGAACACCATCTTGAATCTAGTTATACTGCTCTTGAGGCTGCTAGGCTATACAGAGAACTTAGGCCTTTGGTAAGAGAAATATTGTCATAA